In one ANME-2 cluster archaeon genomic region, the following are encoded:
- a CDS encoding 2-oxoacid:ferredoxin oxidoreductase subunit beta yields the protein MIHTSETMYKYLRPDKTFPHVWCPGCGIGIVMGALVRAIERTGFTKDEIVLVSGIGCSGRMSTYLDFNTLHTTHGRALSFATGIKLANPKLNIIVVMGDGDATAIGGNHLIHSCRRNIDLTALIVNNNIYGMTGGQYSPTTPMEHKASTAQYGSIEKPFDICKLVEACGASFVARSTTYHAKMLDALLYRAIDKKGFSVVEAMSQCPVQYGRRNKKGSPVDMMMWFKNNSISNPAFKKIPSGEVGEQFPVGILVDLDEPDYLERYRQIVKKAGDDRL from the coding sequence ATGATACATACTTCAGAGACCATGTACAAGTACCTGCGGCCTGATAAGACATTCCCCCATGTATGGTGCCCGGGCTGTGGTATAGGCATAGTCATGGGTGCACTTGTCAGGGCTATTGAAAGGACAGGGTTTACCAAGGACGAGATCGTGCTTGTCAGCGGTATAGGCTGTTCAGGCAGGATGAGCACTTACCTGGACTTTAATACTCTTCATACTACCCATGGCCGGGCACTATCATTTGCTACAGGCATCAAGCTGGCAAATCCAAAACTTAACATTATCGTGGTCATGGGGGATGGTGATGCCACTGCCATTGGCGGCAACCACCTGATACATTCCTGCCGCCGAAATATAGACCTGACCGCCCTTATTGTCAACAACAACATCTACGGCATGACCGGGGGTCAGTACTCCCCTACCACGCCCATGGAACACAAGGCCAGTACCGCCCAGTACGGCAGCATAGAAAAGCCATTCGACATCTGTAAACTGGTGGAAGCCTGTGGTGCATCCTTTGTAGCACGGTCAACTACATATCATGCCAAGATGCTGGATGCCCTGCTGTACAGGGCTATCGACAAGAAAGGTTTCAGTGTGGTAGAAGCTATGTCCCAGTGCCCGGTACAGTATGGAAGGCGCAATAAAAAAGGCAGTCCGGTGGACATGATGATGTGGTTTAAAAACAATTCCATCTCTAACCCGGCATTTAAGAAGATACCGTCCGGAGAGGTAGGCGAGCAGTTCCCTGTCGGTATTCTTGTAGATCTGGATGAACCTGATTACCTGGAAAGATACAGACAGATTGTTAAAAAGGCAGGTGATGACAGGCTATGA
- a CDS encoding 2-oxoacid:ferredoxin oxidoreductase subunit gamma yields MTQHNLCLSGSGGQGLILGGALLAHAAVKDGKNVTMTSSYGPEARGGASKSNLIISDKPIDYPIPEKMDIILAMNQESCNKFVPELKDDGILIVDSTLVMHHPPIKHYSIPFTKLATKAGVVIIANVIALGSIIALTDIVRPVSLKEALKERMRADLLPINEKALKIGLREGTKLKKNIDEYYTY; encoded by the coding sequence ATGACGCAACATAATTTATGCTTATCAGGTTCGGGTGGCCAGGGTCTTATCCTGGGTGGCGCGCTGCTGGCACATGCAGCAGTCAAGGACGGAAAGAACGTGACAATGACCAGTAGTTACGGCCCTGAAGCCAGGGGTGGTGCCAGCAAGTCAAACCTGATCATTAGTGACAAGCCCATCGATTATCCTATACCTGAAAAAATGGATATTATACTTGCTATGAACCAGGAATCATGTAATAAATTTGTTCCTGAATTGAAGGATGATGGTATTTTAATCGTGGATTCTACACTGGTCATGCACCACCCCCCTATCAAACATTATAGCATTCCCTTTACAAAACTGGCCACAAAGGCAGGTGTGGTTATTATCGCCAATGTGATCGCACTGGGAAGTATAATAGCTCTTACCGATATCGTAAGACCGGTATCGTTAAAGGAAGCACTGAAAGAGCGTATGAGGGCGGATTTGCTGCCCATTAATGAAAAGGCGTTGAAAATTGGACTTAGGGAAGGTACAAAATTGAAGAAAAACATTGATGAGTATTATACCTATTAA
- a CDS encoding proteasome assembly chaperone family protein: protein MKETIVKILNEVELEDPILIEGLPGVGHVGKLVAEQMVEELETEKIVEIYSPHFPPQVIVKDDFSVELVKNEFYAHKSDTHNDLLIVVGDHQSVTNEGHYEISGIILNIATEYNVKRIYTLGGYGTGQLTESESVLGAVNNTDMIEELKGYGVEFKENEPAGGIVGVSGLLLGLSKIRGIDAACLMGTTSGYLVDPKSAQAVLSVLSSILDMQVDTQSLEERAKDMERIMAKILEMEQMQGPREIGVDEDLRYIG from the coding sequence ATGAAAGAAACAATTGTAAAGATTTTAAACGAAGTCGAACTGGAAGACCCCATTCTGATCGAAGGTCTGCCAGGTGTGGGCCATGTGGGCAAACTGGTAGCCGAGCAGATGGTGGAAGAACTTGAAACTGAGAAGATCGTGGAGATATATTCTCCCCATTTTCCTCCACAAGTTATTGTAAAAGATGATTTTTCAGTTGAACTTGTAAAAAATGAATTCTATGCGCACAAATCAGATACCCATAATGACCTGCTGATCGTGGTGGGAGACCATCAGAGCGTTACAAATGAAGGACATTATGAAATCTCTGGTATCATCCTGAACATAGCAACAGAGTACAACGTTAAGCGTATCTATACCCTTGGTGGCTATGGAACAGGACAGCTTACTGAAAGCGAATCCGTGCTGGGTGCAGTGAACAATACCGACATGATCGAGGAACTTAAAGGATATGGTGTGGAATTCAAGGAAAACGAACCTGCAGGTGGAATAGTAGGCGTGTCGGGCTTACTTCTGGGTTTGAGTAAAATAAGGGGTATTGATGCCGCTTGTCTTATGGGTACTACTTCAGGTTATCTTGTAGACCCAAAAAGTGCACAGGCCGTACTAAGCGTACTTAGTTCTATCCTGGATATGCAGGTCGATACCCAAAGCCTGGAGGAAAGAGCCAAGGACATGGAGCGTATAATGGCAAAGATCCTTGAAATGGAACAGATGCAGGGACCACGTGAGATTGGTGTAGACGAAGACCTGCGGTATATCGGTTAA
- a CDS encoding RNA-protein complex protein Nop10, protein MGQHIKYCTECANYTLKDKCPSCGGTTINPKPGRFSLEDRYGRYRRLMKSQLKES, encoded by the coding sequence ATGGGTCAACATATCAAATACTGTACAGAATGCGCCAATTATACTCTAAAAGACAAGTGCCCATCCTGCGGCGGTACAACTATTAACCCGAAACCTGGCCGGTTCTCACTGGAAGACAGGTACGGTAGATACAGGCGATTGATGAAAAGCCAGTTAAAAGAGAGCTAA
- a CDS encoding translation initiation factor IF-2 subunit alpha, producing MERKGWPEEDELVVCTVKQVKDFGAFTELDEYGLKEGLIHISEVAAGWVKYIRDHVREGQKIVCKVLNVEPTKHHIDLSLKDVNEHQRREKIQDWKNEQKAENWINYVAEVTKTGPEELEELIDQLYEIYDSVYAAFEEGMQNGADALIDAGVKSAQAEAISNVGIENIKIPYVEITGYMDLSCPTPEGVDAINKSLKSAAKIKVDEDVKVDVTYMGAPRYRIHVTAPDYKKAENVLKQSADAAIKVIKNAKGTGSFHRHNEAKA from the coding sequence ATGGAACGAAAAGGCTGGCCTGAAGAGGATGAACTGGTTGTCTGTACAGTAAAGCAGGTCAAGGACTTCGGTGCATTCACCGAACTTGACGAATATGGCCTAAAGGAAGGCCTGATCCATATATCCGAGGTAGCTGCCGGTTGGGTCAAATACATCAGGGACCACGTGAGAGAGGGGCAAAAGATCGTCTGTAAGGTCCTGAATGTTGAACCTACGAAGCATCATATCGACCTGTCGTTGAAGGATGTTAATGAACACCAGCGGCGGGAAAAGATACAGGATTGGAAGAATGAGCAAAAGGCCGAAAATTGGATAAATTACGTGGCTGAGGTCACCAAAACCGGTCCTGAAGAACTGGAAGAACTTATCGACCAGCTCTATGAAATTTATGACAGCGTATATGCAGCTTTTGAAGAAGGTATGCAGAACGGGGCAGATGCATTGATAGATGCAGGGGTGAAAAGTGCACAGGCCGAAGCCATCAGCAATGTGGGAATTGAAAATATAAAAATACCGTATGTGGAGATCACAGGATACATGGACCTGTCATGCCCGACGCCCGAAGGCGTGGATGCCATCAACAAATCCCTTAAATCCGCTGCTAAGATCAAAGTGGATGAAGACGTGAAAGTTGATGTCACCTATATGGGTGCCCCGAGATACAGGATACATGTTACAGCTCCTGATTACAAAAAAGCCGAGAATGTACTTAAACAATCGGCAGATGCAGCTATCAAGGTTATAAAGAATGCCAAGGGTACAGGCTCATTCCACAGGCATAATGAAGCCAAGGCCTGA
- a CDS encoding 30S ribosomal protein S27e, whose product MLQEPKSRFLKVKCNDCENEQVIFGSASSIIVCQVCGRTLAEPTGGKGIIKTQIIEVLE is encoded by the coding sequence ATGTTACAAGAACCAAAAAGCAGATTCCTTAAAGTCAAGTGCAATGATTGCGAGAACGAGCAGGTGATCTTCGGCAGTGCCAGCAGTATTATTGTCTGTCAGGTATGCGGCCGCACACTTGCAGAACCCACAGGCGGAAAGGGAATAATCAAAACACAGATTATCGAAGTACTGGAATAG
- a CDS encoding 50S ribosomal protein L44e: MKMPTKFRTHCPFCKTHTEHKVERVKKGKASSMTRITRQKHRHQGIGNTGKFSKVPGGDKPTKKVALRYRCTVCKKAYQKKCFRAGKFELTG; encoded by the coding sequence ATGAAGATGCCAACAAAGTTCAGGACGCATTGCCCATTTTGCAAGACCCACACAGAGCATAAAGTAGAAAGGGTCAAGAAAGGTAAGGCATCGTCAATGACGAGAATTACGAGACAGAAACACAGACATCAGGGAATAGGCAATACAGGCAAGTTCTCAAAGGTGCCTGGCGGCGACAAGCCGACCAAGAAAGTAGCACTGAGGTACCGGTGCACCGTATGTAAGAAAGCATACCAGAAGAAATGTTTCAGAGCCGGTAAGTTCGAACTTACGGGGTGA
- the priS gene encoding DNA primase catalytic subunit PriS has product MELNTILFIKKKFQEHYRKEPPEPPPGLEKREWGFLMFEPDSGMRRHKAFVSVGEMQEYIQAMVPAHVYHSAAYYQHPSAPTMKEKNWEGADLIFDIDADHLPVKTDSFKVMLDDAKHEIIKLIGFLMDDFGFDGETLHIAFSGGRGYHVHVRDPRVLNLDSAQRREIVDYLSGTGLDLDHIFKKKYVEGDDKRSKILVFPSESQGGWGRLVNRKLISYLQELAGGDNPVKRLMEFDRIGKKTANKIINTVNDPVHLEPLRMGNFDALSSIPAGFWETALQQVIPHISVHIDEPVTADIKRLIRAASSLHGKSGMKVISLTVDELHRFEPLVDAVVFGDNEIKINVTRPTTVEMMDEQFEVEEGANVLPEYAAIYLMCKGAAEYMGGVR; this is encoded by the coding sequence ATGGAACTCAATACCATCCTGTTCATTAAAAAGAAGTTCCAGGAACATTACAGGAAAGAGCCGCCTGAGCCTCCGCCGGGTCTTGAGAAACGGGAATGGGGATTTTTAATGTTTGAGCCGGATTCAGGTATGCGGCGGCACAAAGCATTTGTAAGCGTTGGTGAGATGCAGGAATATATCCAGGCCATGGTCCCGGCCCATGTGTACCATTCGGCTGCTTACTACCAGCATCCTAGTGCCCCTACCATGAAGGAAAAGAACTGGGAGGGTGCAGACCTGATCTTCGATATCGATGCCGACCACCTGCCTGTGAAGACTGATTCCTTCAAGGTCATGCTTGATGATGCAAAGCATGAGATCATCAAACTGATCGGGTTTTTGATGGATGATTTTGGGTTTGATGGGGAGACCCTTCATATTGCCTTTTCGGGAGGGCGGGGGTATCATGTTCATGTAAGGGACCCAAGGGTACTGAACCTGGACAGCGCCCAGCGAAGGGAGATAGTAGATTACCTGAGCGGGACCGGCCTTGACCTGGACCACATTTTCAAGAAAAAATATGTGGAAGGTGATGATAAGAGATCAAAGATACTGGTATTTCCATCCGAATCCCAGGGTGGGTGGGGCAGGCTGGTGAACCGCAAATTGATCAGCTACCTGCAGGAACTGGCAGGTGGTGACAATCCTGTAAAGAGACTCATGGAATTTGACAGGATCGGGAAAAAGACTGCAAATAAGATAATAAATACTGTTAACGATCCTGTTCATCTGGAACCTTTGAGGATGGGGAATTTTGATGCATTAAGCTCGATTCCTGCAGGGTTCTGGGAAACTGCCTTGCAGCAGGTCATACCACATATAAGTGTCCATATCGACGAACCTGTAACAGCCGACATAAAACGCCTGATAAGAGCGGCATCGTCCCTGCATGGAAAATCGGGCATGAAGGTAATATCGCTGACTGTGGATGAACTGCACAGGTTCGAACCCCTGGTGGATGCTGTGGTGTTTGGGGATAATGAGATAAAGATAAATGTCACCAGGCCCACTACAGTTGAGATGATGGATGAGCAATTCGAAGTGGAGGAGGGGGCTAATGTACTGCCCGAATATGCGGCTATCTACCTGATGTGTAAGGGTGCTGCCGAATATATGGGGGGAGTGAGATGA
- a CDS encoding DNA-3-methyladenine glycosylase 2 family protein — translation MMRIPTNDFDLDSTLDCGQVFRWQHSGEWWTGVVLGHIVRARQDGCDLIVDTGLDRDSIVRYFRLDDDMPGIYGRINTDPVMDNLIRRFRGLRLVRQQPWECLISYMASSCKSIPNIKDSISNLCRQYGDDLGRDFSFPTAEVLAQTSESRLRETKLGFRSANILEVARKVDRGELDLGAPFELEYREARELLMEVRGIGPKIADCVLLFAYDKLEAFPVDTHILSVMNEHYGRFLVGPKSRQSGIIGEFARGYFGQYAGYAQQYLYYSRISGDNPLTHSVDCKIIKETRSIIKSTRLPDRITDRS, via the coding sequence ATCATGCGTATCCCGACCAACGACTTCGACCTTGACAGCACACTGGACTGCGGACAGGTATTCAGGTGGCAGCACAGCGGTGAATGGTGGACCGGCGTGGTCCTGGGCCATATTGTGCGGGCAAGACAGGATGGGTGTGACCTGATAGTTGACACCGGCCTGGACAGGGACAGCATCGTCCGGTATTTCAGGCTGGATGACGATATGCCAGGGATATACGGCCGGATAAACACCGACCCTGTAATGGACAATCTGATAAGGCGTTTCAGGGGATTGCGGCTGGTAAGGCAACAACCCTGGGAATGCCTCATATCCTACATGGCCTCAAGCTGCAAGTCCATTCCCAATATCAAGGATTCCATTTCCAACCTGTGCAGGCAGTACGGCGATGACCTGGGCCGGGATTTTTCGTTCCCCACTGCTGAAGTGCTGGCCCAGACCAGCGAGAGCAGGTTGAGGGAGACTAAACTGGGATTTAGAAGTGCTAATATACTGGAGGTGGCAAGGAAAGTGGACAGGGGAGAACTTGACCTGGGCGCGCCCTTTGAACTTGAGTACAGGGAGGCAAGGGAATTGCTGATGGAAGTGCGGGGTATCGGGCCAAAGATAGCAGATTGCGTGCTGCTGTTCGCCTATGATAAGCTGGAGGCATTCCCGGTAGATACGCATATACTGTCAGTGATGAATGAACACTACGGCCGGTTCCTGGTGGGTCCAAAAAGCAGACAGAGTGGTATCATCGGTGAATTTGCACGCGGCTATTTCGGGCAATATGCCGGATATGCCCAGCAGTACCTGTACTATTCCAGGATATCGGGTGATAACCCATTGACTCATTCTGTTGATTGTAAAATCATCAAAGAAACCCGGAGTATAATTAAGAGCACAAGGCTGCCAGACAGGATAACGGACAGGAGTTGA
- a CDS encoding carbon starvation protein A has translation MNSLVIAVIGLIALYFAYVIYGTKISKLLDINDDNETPAIGMNDGVDYVPTRSRIVFGHHFSSIAGAGPIIGPVVAASLFGWLPAFLWIVIGSIFIGGVHDMSSMVASIRHEGKSIASVAGKVMSRRAQLIFAAFIWLTLILIVAVFAVVAAKALINKPEIVLPTLMLIPIALLVGYMGFKLRIDTRIGTALGLLLLFAFIYLGLSFPLELPVSDPFIYWVVILLVYAFIASVLPVWTLLQPRDYLASYVLFIGLAIGFIGVAVVHPTISTPAFISVNSSAGYLWPILFVTVACGAVSGFHSLVSSGTTSKQIKKESDTKVIGYGAMLVEGVLAILALLAVTAGLSWATNDPSISYPVLLKQGWILTFGTGYGHLVAPIFGLTLGTVVGMMIIKTFVMTTLDTASRLGRFVGTELFGSNGLGITVMDNRYVSTIVLIIPAGALALTDSWTIIWPVFGSANQLIAALTLFVVTIWLVGLKKPSRYTLYPGIFMLLTTIAALVFLAIDLIPAKNYLLGGTVIILLVLALLVVVETISSWKRIKASV, from the coding sequence TTGAATTCGTTAGTTATAGCAGTTATAGGATTAATAGCCCTATATTTTGCATATGTTATATATGGAACAAAAATTTCAAAACTACTTGACATTAATGATGACAATGAAACACCAGCCATTGGCATGAACGATGGTGTGGATTATGTCCCGACAAGATCACGGATTGTGTTCGGTCACCATTTTTCATCCATTGCAGGTGCAGGTCCTATAATCGGTCCGGTGGTGGCAGCGTCCCTCTTTGGCTGGCTGCCGGCATTTTTGTGGATCGTTATCGGCTCTATATTTATTGGAGGTGTCCATGATATGAGTTCCATGGTGGCATCCATCCGGCATGAAGGTAAAAGCATTGCAAGTGTTGCCGGAAAAGTCATGAGCAGAAGAGCACAACTTATATTTGCAGCTTTTATCTGGCTTACATTGATACTCATTGTTGCGGTTTTTGCCGTAGTTGCGGCAAAAGCATTGATCAATAAACCAGAGATCGTCCTGCCCACATTGATGCTGATACCCATTGCACTACTTGTAGGTTATATGGGTTTTAAGCTCCGGATAGATACACGTATCGGAACGGCACTGGGTTTGTTGCTTCTCTTTGCATTCATATACCTGGGATTGAGTTTTCCCCTTGAACTGCCTGTAAGTGATCCTTTCATTTACTGGGTTGTGATACTTCTTGTGTACGCATTTATCGCATCAGTGCTGCCGGTCTGGACATTACTTCAACCCAGGGACTATCTGGCCTCATATGTGCTATTCATTGGATTAGCAATAGGATTTATTGGTGTGGCTGTGGTTCATCCGACGATTTCCACTCCAGCCTTTATCAGCGTCAATAGTAGTGCTGGATATCTTTGGCCCATACTGTTTGTGACAGTTGCATGTGGGGCAGTCTCTGGTTTTCATTCACTTGTCAGCAGCGGGACAACTTCAAAACAGATCAAGAAAGAATCCGATACAAAAGTGATAGGATACGGTGCCATGCTGGTGGAAGGTGTTCTGGCCATTCTGGCATTACTTGCAGTAACCGCAGGATTGAGCTGGGCCACCAATGACCCATCAATATCTTATCCTGTACTCCTGAAGCAGGGTTGGATACTGACGTTCGGTACCGGCTATGGTCACCTGGTGGCCCCAATCTTTGGTTTAACGCTGGGAACTGTGGTCGGCATGATGATAATAAAGACTTTTGTCATGACCACACTTGATACGGCAAGCAGGCTTGGAAGATTTGTAGGTACAGAACTGTTCGGAAGTAACGGACTTGGTATTACAGTGATGGATAACAGGTATGTATCCACAATAGTTTTGATAATACCGGCAGGCGCTCTTGCTCTTACTGATAGCTGGACCATTATCTGGCCGGTTTTCGGGTCAGCGAACCAGTTGATTGCAGCCCTGACACTGTTTGTAGTTACTATCTGGCTTGTGGGACTGAAAAAACCGTCACGATATACTTTATATCCTGGCATTTTCATGTTGCTGACTACGATAGCGGCACTGGTGTTCCTGGCTATCGACCTGATACCGGCCAAGAATTACTTACTGGGCGGCACGGTAATTATTTTGCTTGTGCTGGCACTTCTTGTGGTGGTTGAAACCATTTCCAGCTGGAAAAGAATTAAAGCAAGTGTATAA
- a CDS encoding ABC transporter substrate-binding protein, which yields MANKKLRIGHLSTFYHTSFILMGTQWLEDKLGLTVKWSMFGGGPAIVDAFSRGEVDIGYIGLPPVMIGIDRGVPIICVGGGHMEGTVMIGPPGCSTLKDKGGDMASVLEQFRGGVIGCPPSGSIHDVIIRNLLEEHDLGGSIEVRNFQWADFIPDALDDGQVDAAIGTPPLSVAAARVCGTKVVIPPSKLWPFNPSYGIIVSRELLRDRRGLVEDFLQLHEDASNLIRNEPGRAAQVVSDLVEVVDSDFIMQTYRVSPRYCAGLPREYIDSTMAFVPVLRNLGYVENELDESDVFDRTVIEKVHPGEYHYFL from the coding sequence ATGGCTAATAAGAAACTACGTATAGGTCACCTCTCCACATTCTACCATACTTCGTTCATACTTATGGGTACACAATGGCTTGAGGATAAACTGGGCCTTACAGTCAAATGGAGCATGTTCGGCGGAGGCCCGGCTATCGTGGATGCTTTTTCCAGGGGCGAGGTGGATATTGGATATATCGGGCTGCCCCCTGTGATGATAGGTATTGACAGGGGCGTGCCCATCATATGCGTGGGCGGCGGCCATATGGAGGGGACTGTGATGATCGGGCCGCCCGGGTGCAGTACGCTTAAGGATAAGGGCGGGGATATGGCATCGGTCCTGGAGCAGTTCAGGGGCGGTGTAATCGGGTGTCCGCCGTCAGGTTCTATCCATGATGTAATTATCCGCAACCTGCTGGAGGAGCATGACCTTGGCGGGTCTATTGAGGTAAGGAATTTTCAGTGGGCAGATTTTATTCCCGATGCACTGGATGACGGCCAGGTGGATGCGGCTATTGGGACGCCGCCTTTGTCGGTTGCGGCTGCCAGGGTATGCGGTACAAAGGTTGTGATCCCGCCTTCAAAGCTCTGGCCCTTTAATCCAAGTTATGGTATTATTGTAAGCCGTGAACTGCTGCGGGACAGACGTGGACTGGTAGAGGATTTCCTGCAGCTCCACGAGGATGCTTCCAATCTAATACGGAATGAGCCAGGGCGTGCCGCCCAGGTAGTATCCGATCTGGTTGAAGTGGTTGACAGTGATTTTATCATGCAGACTTACCGGGTATCTCCCAGATATTGTGCAGGTCTTCCCAGGGAGTATATTGATTCAACGATGGCTTTTGTACCAGTGCTTCGTAATCTTGGTTATGTTGAGAATGAACTGGATGAGAGTGATGTTTTTGATAGGACAGTGATTGAAAAGGTACATCCGGGGGAGTACCATTATTTTTTATAG
- a CDS encoding DUF1805 domain-containing protein, whose protein sequence is MLIESIEMVNGTALGLKMDMEHAPLLVIKAPRGFVMCGYLDISMAERLDDVAVKVTGVSNFEDVLAASVVEATPAAIDLGIEVGMPAKQALERMF, encoded by the coding sequence ATGCTGATCGAATCCATAGAAATGGTAAACGGCACGGCACTGGGTCTGAAAATGGATATGGAGCATGCGCCGCTACTGGTCATAAAAGCACCCAGGGGTTTTGTAATGTGCGGATACCTGGATATTTCCATGGCAGAACGCCTGGATGACGTCGCCGTAAAGGTGACCGGTGTAAGCAATTTCGAGGACGTTCTGGCAGCCAGTGTGGTGGAGGCCACCCCGGCAGCAATCGATCTGGGAATTGAAGTGGGAATGCCAGCCAAGCAGGCCCTTGAGCGTATGTTTTAG
- a CDS encoding 50S ribosomal protein L3 has protein sequence MANLHRPRRGSLAFSPRKRAKSQVPTMRSWSKGNNEPKLGGFAGYKVGMTHVIMMDDKPKSLTEGTEISVPVTVLEVPAMKIAAIRVYGETGPYGTKILGEAWSTDLDPTLNKKLFTPKKTNTKNALEKIGKLVEEGKVANIHLISYTLPSLIAGIPKKTPDVMENRIVGGDIATRLEYATSMIGKSVEVSEIFNTGDMIDVLAITIGKGTQGPVKRWGINLMKHKHSRQGSLRQIGTLGPWNPSRVSWRVPQLGQTGYHQRTEYNKRIIKIGENGVEVTPKGGFLNYGEVSGNYLLLKGSVPGPKRRLIRLRPAIRGDKQQIGAPQVSYISVESKQG, from the coding sequence ATGGCAAATTTACACAGACCAAGACGAGGATCACTGGCCTTCAGCCCAAGGAAAAGGGCAAAGAGCCAGGTACCTACTATGAGATCATGGTCCAAAGGAAATAATGAGCCCAAGCTGGGCGGTTTTGCCGGATATAAAGTCGGCATGACCCATGTGATCATGATGGACGATAAGCCCAAAAGTCTCACCGAAGGTACGGAAATTTCCGTTCCGGTGACAGTGCTTGAAGTACCTGCAATGAAAATTGCAGCTATCAGGGTATATGGAGAAACAGGACCTTACGGCACAAAAATACTGGGCGAAGCATGGTCCACTGACCTTGATCCCACGTTGAACAAGAAACTGTTCACACCAAAGAAAACCAATACGAAAAATGCACTTGAAAAGATAGGGAAACTGGTTGAAGAAGGAAAGGTAGCAAACATCCATTTAATCTCTTATACGCTCCCGTCCCTGATAGCAGGAATCCCAAAAAAGACGCCTGATGTGATGGAGAACAGGATAGTTGGCGGGGATATAGCCACAAGACTTGAATATGCAACATCCATGATCGGAAAATCAGTCGAAGTTTCTGAAATTTTCAATACCGGTGATATGATCGACGTATTAGCCATCACCATAGGTAAAGGTACACAGGGACCTGTTAAACGGTGGGGTATCAACCTGATGAAACACAAACACAGCAGACAGGGCAGTCTCAGGCAGATAGGCACCCTGGGGCCATGGAACCCCTCAAGAGTAAGCTGGCGGGTACCACAACTGGGCCAGACCGGTTATCACCAGAGAACAGAGTACAATAAACGTATCATCAAGATTGGGGAGAACGGCGTAGAAGTGACCCCTAAAGGTGGATTCCTGAACTATGGAGAAGTAAGCGGGAATTATTTGCTGTTAAAGGGCAGTGTTCCTGGTCCGAAGAGGCGGCTTATAAGGCTAAGACCGGCCATAAGGGGCGATAAACAGCAGATCGGTGCACCCCAGGTATCATATATCAGTGTAGAGTCAAAGCAGGGGTGA
- the rpl4p gene encoding 50S ribosomal protein L4, translating to MSKAKIMDITGASKGDIELPAVFDEMYRPDLIKKAVLAAQANRLQVYGPTPYAGMQTSAANWGPGRGVARVPRIKTGNRVARISQARGGRKAHPPKVEKDYSEKINKKERYKAINSAIAATANPELVRNRGHRFDAELPIVADDEFQDIKTIKGVIGFMEAINVYDDVIRAKNGKHIRAGGGKRRGRKYKKPKSLLIVIGEDNGIVRAARNLSGVDVINVNRLNAELLAPGTHAGRLAIWTESAIKVLGEE from the coding sequence ATGAGTAAAGCAAAAATCATGGATATTACAGGAGCCTCTAAAGGCGATATCGAGCTCCCCGCTGTATTTGATGAGATGTACAGGCCCGACCTGATCAAGAAAGCTGTACTTGCAGCCCAGGCAAACAGGCTGCAGGTCTACGGCCCCACACCCTATGCCGGTATGCAGACTTCGGCAGCTAACTGGGGTCCCGGCCGCGGTGTAGCCCGTGTACCCAGGATCAAGACAGGCAACCGTGTGGCCCGTATCTCGCAGGCAAGGGGCGGCAGGAAAGCCCACCCTCCAAAGGTTGAGAAGGATTATTCTGAGAAGATCAATAAGAAGGAACGTTACAAGGCCATCAATTCTGCAATTGCAGCCACTGCAAATCCCGAATTGGTCCGGAACAGGGGACACAGGTTCGATGCTGAGTTGCCAATTGTAGCTGATGATGAATTCCAAGATATCAAGACAATTAAAGGGGTTATCGGCTTCATGGAGGCCATTAATGTGTACGATGATGTGATAAGGGCAAAGAACGGTAAGCATATCAGGGCAGGCGGAGGCAAGAGACGCGGACGCAAGTACAAGAAGCCCAAGAGCCTGCTTATTGTAATTGGCGAGGATAACGGCATCGTACGTGCGGCAAGGAACCTATCAGGTGTGGACGTGATCAATGTGAACAGGTTGAATGCTGAACTGTTAGCACCAGGTACCCATGCAGGCAGGCTTGCCATCTGGACAGAATCTGCTATCAAGGTATTAGGGGAGGAGTGA